A window of the Bacillus sp. E(2018) genome harbors these coding sequences:
- a CDS encoding NUDIX domain-containing protein, which produces MTYHIRVRVGALIIEKGEILLTEFDDPYRGIFYDFPAGGAEPHESLIEAVKREAKEEANIDVEVGPLAFVYEYAPHLNENKYGQTHTLVMLFDCTLNSGSKPKLPDKPDPNQTAVKWVPLTELEQLELYANIGKQINDYASKKRNIDLLQEHKLLDQTLTSKLTETF; this is translated from the coding sequence ATGACCTATCATATACGAGTAAGAGTGGGTGCGCTCATTATTGAAAAAGGTGAAATATTATTAACGGAGTTTGATGATCCTTATCGGGGAATTTTTTATGATTTTCCAGCTGGTGGAGCGGAACCTCATGAATCTCTGATCGAAGCTGTAAAGAGGGAAGCGAAGGAAGAAGCGAATATTGATGTGGAGGTAGGTCCATTAGCTTTTGTCTATGAGTATGCTCCTCATCTGAACGAAAATAAGTATGGTCAAACACACACGCTAGTCATGTTGTTTGATTGTACATTGAATAGTGGGTCCAAACCTAAATTGCCGGATAAGCCTGATCCAAATCAGACAGCTGTTAAGTGGGTTCCACTAACAGAGCTTGAACAACTAGAGCTTTATGCGAACATTGGAAAACAAATTAATGATTATGCGAGCAAGAAGCGAAATATTGATCTACTACAAGAACACAAACTTTTGGATCAGACATTAACTTCTAAACTCACGGAGACTTTCTAA
- a CDS encoding ABC transporter ATP-binding protein produces the protein MDIFTIDELRKTFRNGDVNEEVLKGVNLTLKEGEITALVGPSGSGKSTLLTIAAGLQPASDGNIYFNGHNLTSMTSEEMRGIRAKKFGFVFQFAHLVPFLTVREQLSLMLDVSEVKMKNEKREQEIDYILDRVGLSHRKHAYPSSLSGGEKQRVAIARAVVHKPKVLFADEPTASLDTKKSKEIMSLIQDLTKTLNITTLMVTHDEEMLSYVDHVVKMSDGLVV, from the coding sequence ATGGATATCTTTACGATTGATGAATTACGAAAAACGTTTAGAAATGGTGATGTAAACGAAGAGGTTTTGAAAGGAGTAAACCTTACACTTAAAGAGGGTGAAATTACAGCCTTAGTTGGCCCATCAGGTTCAGGTAAGAGTACCCTGCTAACCATTGCTGCAGGGCTGCAGCCTGCATCAGACGGAAATATTTATTTTAATGGACATAATTTAACTTCCATGACGTCAGAGGAAATGCGCGGCATAAGAGCCAAGAAGTTCGGTTTTGTTTTTCAATTTGCACATCTTGTCCCGTTTTTAACCGTTCGGGAGCAATTAAGCCTCATGTTAGATGTATCTGAAGTGAAAATGAAAAATGAAAAACGTGAACAAGAAATTGATTATATTTTAGACCGTGTTGGTTTATCCCATCGAAAACATGCTTATCCCTCTTCTTTATCCGGTGGAGAGAAACAGCGCGTCGCTATCGCTCGAGCGGTTGTCCATAAGCCGAAAGTTCTCTTTGCAGATGAACCGACTGCAAGTCTGGATACAAAGAAATCTAAAGAGATTATGTCACTTATCCAAGATCTAACGAAAACCTTAAACATTACGACTCTTATGGTCACCCATGACGAGGAAATGCTTTCTTATGTTGATCATGTTGTAAAAATGAGCGATGGCTTGGTTGTGTAG
- a CDS encoding DUF4867 family protein, which translates to MSRLTMKDERLIIEDVSDNSFKSYGKVIKGYDFKRLIDIMKKSTKIPEHENVYVASEPLLEDDPIKKQIETYFYGEMPAQIGYCNGRNSTLNGLEYHKGSEINIAVTDLVLLLGKVQDIENNTFHSNNVRAFFIPEGTAIELYETTLHFAPCKVQESGFKCIVVLPKGTNEPLEVAPAEREKSNDEDHLLFMKNKWLIAHPDRKQLIEKGAYPGIIGDNIEVLF; encoded by the coding sequence TTGTCACGTCTAACCATGAAAGATGAAAGGCTAATTATCGAGGATGTTAGTGATAATTCGTTTAAAAGTTATGGAAAAGTAATTAAAGGCTATGATTTTAAACGTTTAATCGACATCATGAAGAAATCAACAAAAATTCCAGAGCATGAAAATGTTTATGTGGCTTCGGAACCGCTTCTGGAAGACGATCCGATAAAAAAACAAATTGAGACTTACTTCTATGGTGAGATGCCTGCCCAGATTGGGTATTGCAACGGTCGTAATTCAACATTAAATGGCCTTGAATATCACAAAGGAAGTGAGATCAATATAGCTGTGACTGATCTAGTTCTCCTTCTTGGGAAAGTACAGGATATCGAAAATAATACATTTCATTCGAATAATGTAAGGGCTTTCTTTATTCCTGAAGGAACGGCAATTGAATTATACGAGACGACACTGCACTTTGCACCTTGTAAAGTTCAAGAATCAGGATTCAAATGCATTGTTGTTTTACCAAAAGGAACGAATGAACCGTTAGAAGTTGCGCCAGCAGAGCGTGAAAAAAGTAATGATGAAGATCACTTGCTTTTTATGAAAAATAAATGGCTGATTGCACATCCAGATCGAAAACAGCTGATAGAAAAGGGAGCTTATCCTGGAATTATCGGTGACAACATAGAAGTCTTGTTTTAA
- a CDS encoding HAMP domain-containing sensor histidine kinase yields the protein MKSLYTKFVVITIGIMLLSGVLAFVASNTYYQEKLKPANDQKNTGIALEMASFVEKHPTINLNDYLRNLSTIGYQIYLVESSGNETYFGAKFRNTSLSSSTKESVLNGEIYHGILHFPKQTFVTGFFANELSNSIGVPLTHQEKKYALFIRPDIKLLFNEMHVLFGWLFGLMIVLSILMVVVSTKYLVRPISKLNTATKSLSKGSFSVELDTRRNDELGVLSQSFQHMARKLEQSDEMRKEFISNISHDIQSPLSNIKGYTNLLEKEELSSIERTKYISVINDEISRLSNLTKQLLLLASLDRNEDILQRKHLNVSQQIKELIRNYQWLINEKGIMLSYSLPDTEFFGDPSLLSTVWDNLLTNAIKYNTREGSIEVSVEKREKSIMIIFKDTGIGMNEEEVERIFDRFYRADVARSKTIDGTGLGLSIVATIVKLHDGKTVVKSKENEGTTITVELPID from the coding sequence ATGAAATCGCTATATACCAAATTTGTCGTCATAACGATTGGCATCATGCTTTTAAGCGGCGTATTAGCCTTTGTTGCTTCCAATACATACTATCAGGAAAAACTAAAGCCAGCTAATGATCAAAAAAATACAGGAATTGCGCTTGAGATGGCTTCTTTTGTGGAAAAACACCCTACTATCAACCTGAACGATTACTTAAGAAACCTATCTACGATTGGGTATCAGATCTACCTTGTTGAGAGTTCCGGAAACGAAACGTACTTCGGTGCAAAATTTCGTAACACATCCCTTTCATCTTCCACGAAAGAATCTGTACTTAATGGTGAGATCTATCATGGAATTCTTCATTTTCCAAAACAAACATTTGTAACGGGATTTTTTGCAAACGAACTAAGTAATTCGATCGGCGTTCCTCTAACACATCAGGAAAAAAAGTACGCTCTGTTTATTCGACCTGATATCAAACTCCTTTTTAATGAAATGCATGTACTTTTCGGATGGCTTTTTGGATTGATGATTGTTCTTAGTATCTTAATGGTAGTGGTTAGCACAAAATATTTAGTGAGACCTATCTCAAAATTGAACACCGCTACAAAATCGCTCTCAAAGGGAAGCTTCTCTGTTGAGCTCGATACGAGGCGAAACGATGAACTTGGCGTGCTCTCTCAAAGTTTTCAGCACATGGCTCGAAAACTAGAACAGTCAGATGAGATGCGAAAAGAATTTATCTCAAATATCTCTCATGATATTCAGTCACCGTTGTCGAATATAAAAGGATATACCAACCTGTTAGAAAAAGAAGAACTGAGTTCAATTGAACGCACAAAGTACATCTCTGTAATAAATGATGAAATCAGTAGACTCTCGAACTTAACGAAGCAATTATTGCTTCTTGCTTCACTGGATCGAAACGAAGATATTTTACAGAGAAAACATCTCAATGTTTCACAACAAATTAAAGAACTGATTCGAAATTATCAATGGCTGATCAATGAGAAAGGAATTATGCTTAGTTATTCCTTACCAGATACCGAATTTTTCGGAGATCCTTCTCTATTAAGCACCGTATGGGACAACCTTCTTACCAATGCCATAAAGTATAATACACGTGAAGGAAGCATTGAGGTATCAGTTGAAAAAAGAGAAAAATCCATCATGATCATCTTTAAAGATACGGGTATTGGCATGAATGAAGAGGAAGTTGAAAGAATTTTTGACCGCTTTTATCGAGCAGATGTTGCTCGTTCGAAAACAATAGATGGTACCGGACTCGGACTATCGATCGTCGCTACCATTGTAAAACTGCATGATGGAAAAACGGTTGTAAAAAGTAAGGAGAACGAAGGAACAACAATTACCGTAGAACTCCCTATTGATTAA
- a CDS encoding response regulator transcription factor yields MNHILIVDDDKNILELLHHHLSEAGYQVSQAKDGIEALDILRLKRFDLAVIDVMMPFMDGFSLTKEIRENYDIPVILLTSKNQIEDKEQGYISGTDDYLVKPFEARELLFRIKALLRRYDKHQDESIISLGRTTVNKKSYEVYINDVTILLPLKEFELLYFFISNPMQAFTRDQLIQHIWGLNYEGDDRTVDVHVKRLRERFSNLTDDFQIKTVRGVGYLLEVKK; encoded by the coding sequence GTGAACCATATTTTAATTGTAGATGATGATAAAAATATACTAGAGCTTCTGCATCATCATCTAAGTGAAGCAGGGTATCAGGTCTCTCAAGCTAAAGATGGCATTGAAGCTTTAGATATCTTACGCCTTAAGAGGTTTGATCTCGCTGTAATTGATGTGATGATGCCCTTTATGGACGGTTTTTCGTTAACAAAAGAAATACGAGAAAATTACGATATTCCTGTGATTCTACTAACATCCAAAAATCAGATTGAAGATAAAGAGCAGGGCTATATATCCGGAACAGATGATTATCTCGTAAAACCATTTGAAGCGAGAGAATTACTATTTCGAATCAAGGCACTTTTAAGAAGATACGATAAACACCAAGATGAATCCATTATCAGCTTAGGACGCACAACGGTAAACAAAAAAAGCTATGAAGTTTATATTAACGATGTAACGATACTATTACCTTTGAAAGAATTTGAATTGCTATATTTTTTCATCTCGAATCCAATGCAGGCTTTTACACGAGATCAACTCATTCAACACATTTGGGGCTTGAATTATGAAGGCGACGATCGCACGGTAGATGTACATGTAAAAAGGTTAAGAGAACGTTTTTCAAACCTGACAGATGACTTTCAAATTAAAACGGTTCGTGGGGTTGGTTATTTATTGGAGGTAAAAAAATGA
- a CDS encoding alpha/beta-type small acid-soluble spore protein: MAKNNSNQLSVPGAQGALDQMKYEIASEFGVNLGPDTTSRANGSVGGEITKRLVAQALGGQRY, encoded by the coding sequence ATGGCTAAAAACAACAGCAACCAATTATCAGTACCTGGAGCTCAAGGAGCTCTTGATCAAATGAAGTATGAGATCGCTTCTGAGTTCGGTGTAAACCTTGGACCAGATACGACTTCACGTGCTAACGGATCTGTAGGTGGAGAAATCACTAAGCGTCTTGTAGCACAAGCTTTAGGCGGACAACGCTACTAA
- a CDS encoding FMN-dependent NADH-azoreductase — protein MTKVLYVTAHPHDDQVSYSMAVGKAFMDEYKKVNPDHEWIHVDLYKEDIPHIDLDVFSGWGKLQSGKGFEELSSEEKAKVGRLSELCEQFVSADKYVFVTPMWNFSFPPVMKAYIDSVAVAGKTFKYTEQGPVGLLTNKKALHIQASGGIYSEGPAAAMEMGHRYLSVIMQFFGVPSFEGLFVEGHAAMPDKANEIKEKAIARAKDSAHTF, from the coding sequence ATGACAAAAGTATTATATGTTACAGCACATCCTCATGATGATCAAGTTTCTTACAGCATGGCTGTTGGTAAAGCATTTATGGATGAATACAAAAAAGTTAACCCCGATCATGAATGGATCCATGTGGATTTGTATAAAGAGGACATTCCTCATATCGACCTAGATGTATTTAGTGGATGGGGAAAACTGCAATCTGGTAAAGGATTTGAGGAGCTTTCTTCAGAAGAAAAAGCGAAAGTAGGAAGACTGTCTGAGCTTTGCGAGCAGTTTGTCTCGGCAGATAAATATGTATTCGTAACACCAATGTGGAATTTCTCATTCCCTCCTGTTATGAAAGCATACATTGATTCAGTTGCTGTGGCAGGAAAAACGTTTAAGTATACGGAGCAGGGACCTGTTGGCCTATTAACGAACAAGAAAGCACTACATATACAAGCTAGCGGCGGGATCTATTCAGAAGGACCTGCAGCAGCAATGGAGATGGGGCACCGTTATTTAAGTGTGATCATGCAATTTTTCGGAGTACCATCGTTCGAAGGATTATTTGTAGAAGGACACGCGGCGATGCCGGATAAAGCGAATGAAATCAAAGAAAAGGCAATTGCTCGTGCTAAAGATTCCGCACATACGTTTTGA
- a CDS encoding DUF2089 domain-containing protein, translating to MAHPLLTNCPVCSQTLKITKLHCTHCHTTIENEFELSKFASLTKEQLHFVEVFLVCRGNIKEVEKELGISYPTVRGKLNDIASSLGYESKKKNEVDEKKIVMMLERGEITPDEAIKMLKDE from the coding sequence ATGGCACACCCATTACTTACAAATTGTCCAGTTTGTTCACAAACGTTAAAGATTACTAAGCTTCACTGCACACATTGTCATACGACAATCGAGAACGAATTCGAATTATCAAAATTTGCGTCACTAACGAAAGAGCAACTTCATTTTGTTGAAGTCTTTCTTGTATGCAGAGGCAATATTAAAGAGGTTGAAAAAGAGCTAGGGATCTCGTATCCAACAGTTCGAGGCAAGCTGAACGACATTGCCTCTTCATTAGGGTACGAATCTAAAAAGAAGAATGAGGTAGACGAGAAAAAGATTGTTATGATGCTTGAACGTGGAGAGATTACGCCAGATGAAGCAATCAAAATGCTAAAAGATGAATAG
- a CDS encoding HIT domain-containing protein, translated as MTQDFYCDEVLSGKTQVEKVKETENVIAYYHTRPFYPIHIVAIPKKHIPSLITLDERDNELLLELMSVVKEVARKVTDEHGACRVITNVGDYQDSKHLHWHIVSGKPKGKIQ; from the coding sequence ATGACACAGGATTTTTATTGTGATGAAGTATTGAGTGGAAAAACGCAGGTGGAAAAAGTAAAAGAGACAGAAAATGTCATAGCTTACTATCATACAAGACCTTTTTATCCCATTCACATTGTGGCCATACCTAAAAAACATATCCCGTCATTGATCACATTAGATGAGCGTGATAATGAATTATTGCTAGAACTAATGAGTGTCGTTAAAGAGGTAGCGAGAAAGGTTACAGATGAACATGGAGCTTGCCGGGTAATTACAAATGTAGGTGACTACCAGGATTCCAAACATTTGCATTGGCACATTGTTTCAGGAAAACCAAAGGGAAAAATTCAATAG
- a CDS encoding DNA alkylation repair protein yields the protein MNAEDVMKELEALGKERTKKIYVSNGAKEPVFGVATGAMKPIAKKIKKNQPLAEELYATGNYDAMYFAGIIADPTNMTENDFERWIDEAYFYMLSDYVVAVTLSETEMAQELADKWIASGEELKMSAGWSCYCWLLGNRPDSEFSTAKLEKMLEVVKDTIHDAPERTKSSMNNFVYTVGVSYVPLHEQAVETANAIGPVEMKQDKKKSRYLLASENIQKAIDRGQIGFKRKYVRC from the coding sequence ATGAATGCAGAAGATGTGATGAAAGAACTTGAAGCTCTTGGCAAGGAAAGAACGAAGAAAATCTATGTCTCAAATGGTGCCAAAGAACCGGTGTTTGGCGTAGCTACTGGTGCTATGAAGCCAATAGCTAAAAAAATCAAAAAAAATCAACCCTTAGCTGAAGAACTTTACGCGACAGGAAATTACGATGCGATGTACTTTGCAGGAATTATAGCTGATCCAACCAACATGACTGAAAATGATTTTGAGCGTTGGATTGACGAAGCTTATTTTTATATGTTGTCCGATTATGTAGTAGCTGTAACTCTTTCTGAAACTGAAATGGCACAAGAGTTGGCGGACAAATGGATCGCAAGCGGTGAAGAGCTCAAGATGTCAGCAGGTTGGAGTTGTTACTGCTGGCTATTAGGTAATCGTCCAGACAGTGAATTTTCTACAGCGAAGTTAGAAAAAATGCTGGAGGTTGTAAAAGATACCATTCATGATGCGCCTGAACGGACAAAATCCTCCATGAATAATTTTGTTTATACAGTGGGTGTCTCATACGTGCCATTACATGAACAAGCGGTTGAGACGGCAAACGCTATAGGACCGGTAGAAATGAAACAGGACAAGAAAAAATCAAGATATCTACTTGCTTCTGAAAATATACAAAAAGCGATAGATCGAGGACAGATTGGTTTTAAGAGGAAATATGTAAGGTGTTAA
- a CDS encoding solute:sodium symporter family transporter — protein sequence MFSGIGFTLLSCTFFMGLVAWISYLKTKGETEDSTGYFLAGRGLNGTFIAGSLLLTNLSAEHLIGLNGQGYRTNMSNMAWEVTAGFAIVIMALYLLPKYLGGAFTTLPEFLSTRFDEGVRRYTVLLFMLGYILVTIPSTLYSGALTILKLFDVPGLLGISYTQSVWLLIWVIGIIGAVYAIFGGLKAVAVSDTINGIGLLIIGILVPALGFFALGDGNMFEGMKTIATNSPEKLNAIGSSTDSVPFGTIFTGMIFANLFYWGTNQYVIQRTLGAQNLKEGQKGVLYSGFYKLAIPIFMMIPGIIAFHLYGGGLTPVDLAYPTLVADVLPKYLSGFFLAVLLGAVFSTFNSLLNSAATMFALDIYKPQFNPKATDDQLIRMSKWFGTVIALVSFFISPLLMNAPDGLWDLIRRFTGFFNIPIITIVLVGIFSKRIPALAAKVVIIFHVITYYLLVWGLDQMFGYQTTINFIHIYAILFFVEVGIMIAIGKWKPLQKPYVYKANPQVDMVPWKYALPVTFILLSLLTSMYIIFSPIGLAYQDSIVSGYFWPAIAGLAVVTGILIFLSLKFWNRKYADFLSEQHKKEVKETRKLA from the coding sequence ATGTTTTCAGGCATTGGATTTACACTTTTATCATGTACATTTTTTATGGGACTGGTCGCATGGATCTCTTACTTAAAAACAAAAGGGGAGACAGAAGATTCTACGGGCTATTTCTTAGCAGGGCGCGGGTTGAATGGGACATTTATCGCAGGATCACTTCTTCTTACTAATCTCTCTGCTGAGCACTTGATCGGTTTGAATGGGCAAGGTTATCGAACTAACATGTCCAACATGGCTTGGGAAGTAACGGCGGGCTTTGCAATTGTTATCATGGCTCTCTATCTATTACCGAAATATTTAGGAGGAGCTTTTACAACATTACCAGAGTTTCTCAGCACGCGATTTGATGAAGGTGTTCGTCGTTATACAGTTTTGTTATTTATGCTAGGCTATATTTTAGTTACGATTCCATCAACCCTTTACTCAGGGGCACTGACTATTCTTAAACTCTTTGATGTGCCAGGTCTTTTAGGCATTTCTTATACCCAATCGGTTTGGCTCTTAATTTGGGTGATCGGAATCATCGGTGCAGTTTACGCAATCTTTGGCGGATTAAAAGCCGTTGCTGTATCGGATACGATTAATGGAATCGGACTTTTAATAATTGGAATTTTAGTACCAGCTCTTGGCTTCTTCGCACTAGGAGACGGGAACATGTTTGAGGGCATGAAGACGATAGCAACTAACAGTCCCGAAAAACTAAATGCGATTGGATCGAGTACGGACTCGGTGCCATTTGGGACCATCTTTACGGGTATGATTTTTGCTAACTTGTTTTATTGGGGAACAAACCAGTACGTTATTCAACGTACGCTTGGAGCACAAAACTTAAAAGAAGGTCAAAAAGGAGTGCTTTATTCAGGTTTCTATAAGCTTGCCATTCCAATATTTATGATGATTCCTGGTATTATCGCTTTCCATCTATATGGGGGAGGGTTGACTCCGGTTGATCTTGCTTATCCAACCTTAGTAGCAGATGTATTGCCAAAATATTTATCAGGCTTCTTTCTAGCCGTTCTATTAGGAGCAGTATTCAGTACATTTAACTCGTTGCTTAACTCAGCAGCAACCATGTTTGCTCTTGATATCTATAAACCGCAGTTCAATCCGAAAGCTACTGACGATCAGTTGATTCGGATGAGTAAATGGTTTGGTACAGTAATAGCACTTGTATCATTCTTTATCTCACCATTATTGATGAACGCACCTGATGGACTTTGGGATCTGATCAGACGTTTTACAGGGTTCTTTAATATTCCGATCATCACTATTGTTCTTGTCGGTATCTTCTCTAAGCGAATTCCTGCACTTGCTGCAAAAGTAGTAATCATTTTTCATGTTATTACGTACTACTTGCTTGTTTGGGGCTTGGATCAGATGTTTGGCTATCAAACCACCATTAACTTTATCCATATTTACGCGATTCTGTTCTTTGTAGAGGTTGGAATTATGATTGCTATAGGAAAATGGAAGCCTTTGCAAAAACCTTATGTGTATAAAGCTAATCCACAAGTAGACATGGTACCTTGGAAATACGCACTTCCGGTAACGTTTATCTTGTTAAGTCTGCTTACGAGTATGTACATCATATTCTCTCCGATTGGTTTAGCTTATCAGGATTCAATCGTGTCAGGGTATTTCTGGCCAGCGATTGCAGGATTGGCAGTTGTTACAGGAATTCTTATCTTCCTTTCGCTAAAGTTTTGGAATCGTAAGTATGCAGATTTCTTAAGTGAACAGCACAAAAAAGAAGTAAAAGAAACAAGAAAACTAGCATAA
- a CDS encoding ABC transporter permease, giving the protein MSIAWKEIKKNKMRFFILGSIIFLVSLLTFIISGLANGLSQDNAALIKDLPNGQFYMNSDAEENYNLSRIDNKLREQVLTKHKNAAALSIQMGFIDDESDKQRSVAFVASTDSKLFQSVAPGEIVLDRSLEKDGIKVGDTLTHKPFNEPLVVKDFVEQKKFSHAPVAFLNMEDYKQMYRAEEMQLLFIPGADETLNFKELQSFSNKDFLTTIPSYNAEQMSLNMIVWFLIVISGMLFGIFFYMMNVQKIGLYGILKAIGVKTSDLFKMMWTQMLYITIISLTLSVGFSQLFKEIAPKDMPYQLTNETTLQLSIVFLVIGFIGATLSGLQIKKVEPLQAIQQGEV; this is encoded by the coding sequence ATGAGCATTGCATGGAAAGAAATTAAAAAAAATAAAATGAGGTTTTTCATATTAGGTTCCATCATCTTTCTCGTAAGTTTGTTAACGTTTATTATTTCTGGTTTGGCCAATGGGTTATCACAAGATAACGCTGCCTTAATTAAAGACTTGCCTAACGGCCAGTTCTATATGAATAGTGACGCAGAAGAAAATTACAACCTCTCTAGAATTGATAATAAGCTTCGAGAGCAAGTGTTAACCAAACATAAAAATGCTGCTGCACTCTCTATACAAATGGGATTTATAGACGATGAGAGTGACAAACAACGAAGCGTTGCTTTTGTTGCTTCAACCGATTCGAAATTATTCCAATCAGTGGCACCCGGGGAAATCGTTCTAGACCGTTCATTAGAGAAAGACGGCATTAAAGTTGGTGATACCTTAACACATAAACCATTCAACGAACCGCTTGTTGTTAAGGATTTTGTTGAGCAAAAAAAGTTCAGTCATGCTCCAGTTGCTTTTCTGAATATGGAAGATTACAAGCAGATGTATCGAGCTGAAGAAATGCAGCTACTTTTCATACCAGGTGCAGATGAAACACTAAATTTCAAAGAGCTGCAATCTTTTTCGAATAAAGATTTCCTTACGACCATTCCTAGTTATAATGCAGAACAAATGTCTTTAAATATGATCGTTTGGTTTCTCATCGTGATTAGTGGAATGCTGTTCGGCATCTTCTTTTATATGATGAACGTTCAAAAGATTGGACTTTATGGCATATTGAAAGCAATCGGCGTCAAAACGAGCGATCTGTTTAAAATGATGTGGACACAAATGCTATACATCACGATCATATCCCTTACTCTTTCTGTTGGTTTTAGCCAATTATTCAAGGAAATTGCACCTAAGGATATGCCTTATCAGTTAACGAACGAAACCACTCTGCAATTATCAATCGTCTTCCTCGTGATTGGATTTATTGGAGCTACACTTTCTGGATTACAAATCAAAAAAGTTGAACCTTTACAAGCCATACAACAAGGAGAGGTTTAA